A single genomic interval of Spinacia oleracea cultivar Varoflay chromosome 6, BTI_SOV_V1, whole genome shotgun sequence harbors:
- the LOC110797103 gene encoding cysteine-rich receptor-like protein kinase 6 — MGKEIRWFSVFLSIYFQIIFLFISKSVNAQWGIYCPNDTMFANNSQYQANLNTVFRYLSSNATDPTGYHQAVSGHDNPNSEAVYGHFLCQGDINASSCHDCVTAATTTDLPKKYCPNGKVAMIYYDTCMVRYSNQSFFGKMDGWPAWPMSNQNNVTWNMTRFKELLYNMMYNEIAKRAPNGLHKKFATDIANNTIFQTIYGLGQCTPDLTPSDCNICLENGIAKLELAQGSRYWQASCVVRYEIYPFFDLSTLPPTPQPLPPPPPLPPPPQQSPTSNSIYSGGKTISTKVIVAVVVPSLAVLVALVVVSICCPKYKTNKEYDIAKYGDDLPTVESLQYDLATLQSATNNFSDENKLGEGGFGSVYKGTLSNGQEIAVKRLSKNSTQGVQEFKNEVLVVAKLQHRNLVKLLGFCIEGKEKLLVYEYLPNKSLDCFLFDLENEGILDWGTRYKIIRGIARGMLYLHHDSQLKIIHRDLKASNVLLDADMNAKVSDFGMARIFVVDQTQDNTNRVVGTHGYMAPEYAMHGQISNKSDVYSFGVLVLEIISGKKITSFYLSGEEQDLISYAWRQWRDGLSTVFVDPTIRDSCSMDEVMRCMHLGLLCVQESADDRPTMATVVLTLDSYSITLPVPEVPSFFTKSSVSNKEIGYDQSSGKSAPWSANDDSITEFEPR, encoded by the exons ATGGGTAAAGAAATAAGATGGTTTTCGGTATTTTTATCCATCTATTTTCAAATTATCTTTTTGTTCATTTCCAAATCAGTAAACGCTCAGTGGGGAATATACTGCCCAAACGACACCATGTTCGCAAACAATAGTCAATATCAAGCCAATCTCAACACCGTCTTCCGTTACCTCTCCTCAAACGCTACCGACCCCACCGGCTACCATCAAGCGGTTTCCGGCCACGACAACCCAAATAGCGAGGCCGTCTATGGCCACTTCCTCTGCCAGGGAGACATAAACGCCAGTTCATGCCATGATTGCGTCACCGCTGCCACCACCACCGACCTACCTAAGAAATATTGTCCCAACGGAAAAGTTGCCATGATATACTACGATACATGTATGGTAAGGTACTCAAACCAATCATTTTTTGGTAAAATGGACGGGTGGCCAGCGTGGCCTATGTCGAACCAGAATAATGTAACTTGGAACATGACCCGTTTTAAGGAACTATTGTACAATATGATGTACAATGAGATTGCTAAACGTGCTCCAAATGGGTTGCATAAGAAATTTGCAACTGATATTGCAAATAATACAATCTTCCAAACAATATATGGGTTGGGTCAGTGTACACCGGATTTGACCCCTAGTGATTGTAATATATGCTTGGAGAATGGTATTGCGAAGTTGGAGTTGGCTCAGGGTTCACGATATTGGCAGGCTAGTTGTGTTGTACGCTACGAGATATATCCTTTTTTTGATTTATCAACGCTCCCGCCAACACCTCAACCGTTGCCACCGCCTCCGCCGTTGCCACCACCTCCACAACAGTCTCCCACCAGTAATTCTATCTACTCTGGAG GGAAAACAATCTCAACGAAGGTGATTGTCGCCGTCGTCGTCCCCTCATTGGCCGTCTTAGTGGCATTAGTCGTTGTAAGCATTTGTTGCCCGAAATACAAGACAAATAAGGAGTATGACATCGCAAAATATG GTGATGATTTGCCAACCGTTGAGTCTCTGCAATATGATCTAGCAACGCTTCAGTCTGCAACAAATAACTTCTCAGATGAAAATAAATTGGGTGAAGGTGGATTTGGTAGTGTTTATAAG GGTACACTATCAAACGGGCAAGAGATAGCAGTCAAGAGGTTGTCTAAGAACTCTACTCAAGGAGTACAAGAATTCAAAAATGAGGTCTTAGTAGTAGCCAAACTTCAACACCGGAATTTAGTGAAGCTATTGGGATTTTGTATTGAAGGGAAAGAAAAGTTACTGGTGTATGAATATTTGCCCAACAAGAGCCTTGACTGTTTTCTTTTTG ATCTTGAAAATGAAGGAATACTTGACTGGGGTACGCGTTACAAAATTATAAGAGGCATAGCTCGGGGAATGCTTTATCTCCATCACGATTCTCAACTAAAAATTATACATCGAGATCTTAAGGCAAGTAATGTCTTGTTGGATGCCGACATGAATGCCAAAGTTTCAGATTTTGGCATGGCAAGGATTTTTGTTGTGGATCAAACCCAAGACAACACCAACAGGGTTGTTGGAACACA TGGCTATATGGCTCCAGAGTATGCAATGCACGGACAAATCTCTAACAAATCCGATGTATATAGTTTTGGCGTCTTAGTGTTGGAAATAATTAGTGGCAAGAAGATTACTTCATTTTATCTATCAGGCGAAGAACAAGACCTAATAAGCTAT GCATGGAGACAATGGAGAGATGGCTTGTCTACGGTATTTGTTGATCCAACCATAAGAGATTCGTGCTCAATGGACGAAGTAATGAGATGCATGCATCTAGGATTGCTATGTGTTCAAGAATCTGCAGATGATAGACCGACTATGGCAACAGTAGTCCTTACTCTAGACAGTTATTCGATTACTCTTCCGGTGCCTGAAGTACCAAGTTTCTTCACTAAGAGTAGTGTTTCGAATAAGGAGATTGGTTATGATCAATCATCAGGCAAATCAGCACCGTGGTCGGCAAATGACGACTCAATCACTGAATTTGAACCTAGatag